AACACCAGGAGAGGCGGTCGCCCTCAGCCTTCCGGCAACCTCAGGACGAGGACCTCGCCGTCGACGTCGAGGCGCAGCGTCCCGTCGCGGTCGAAGCGCAGCCGCTCGGGGGCGTGTTGTTGCTCCGTGGCCGGGAAGCGCGACTGTGCCAGCAACGTCCCATCCGCGCCGCGGAACGCCTGGAGCACCACGGACTTGTCGGCGCGGCTGGTCAGGATGAACACGTCCTTCGACGGGTGGGGCAGGATGGCGGGGGCATCCAGCCGGTCCCCTGCCATCACGCCCCGAGCCACCTTCTGGAGCCCGTTGCGCGCATCGAGCACTTCCCAGCTCGTCACGTCGCAGAGGACCAGCTTCCGGTCCCGGGTGAAGGCCAGGACCGTGCTCGGGGAGCGTGACCGGGCGGCCATCAGCATCCCGACCTCGTCATAGACGAGCAGGCGCCCCGACATTCCCGTCCCCAACCGGTTCACCAGCACCGCCACCGCGCCACCGTCCGGCGCGTGGGCAATCTCAGACGGAAAGCCAGGCTCGGTCAGCGGCGTCCGCCACTTCGGATTCGCGTCGCGGTCGAACAGCGCGACGAACCTGTCCTCGCCCTTGCCCTCCTCCGGCGAGCGCCCCGCGAGGGAGAAGGAGCCATCCGCCGAGACGGACTTCGCGAACGGGCCGACGCTCAACTCACCCAACGACCGCAAGAGCTTCCCCTCGGTCGAATAGATTCGATACGCGAAGGAAGCTCCCGCGACGTGGCTCCAGAGCGACTGGCCATGGTTGATGAGGCGTCGGCGCTCCGAATCGTACGTGAGCCCGCTCAAGCCCGGGATGAGGAGGGTCCTCCCGTCGAGCACCACCTCATGGGCCATCATCCTGGCGGGGGCGCCCTCCTCGAAGGACTTGACCCTCGAGGAGAACGGCTCCGTTCCGAACGCTGGCCGAGGCTTGCGCTCCACGAGTTGGAAGGCGGGCGTCCCTCCCCCCTCCGAGCGGGCCATGCTCCCGAGCAGCAGTCCGCTCACGAGCGCGGACCTCACCGCGAGACGACGCCAACGCAGAACCATGCCGTGCCCCCATCGACGTGAGTCCTCGATAGGACACCAGGTGGGGCCTCGGATTCCAGCTCGGCGCGGACCTGGGGGCGCGCCGTCTCACGACCGTCACGTCCTGGAGGGGGTGGCCCGCCCTTCGACATACGCCGCGAGGTTGGCCAGCGAGGCGCGCAGCCCCACGTCATGGTCCTGGGCGGAGATGCCCACTGGGACGTCCTCGCAGGTGATGGTGACCCGGGTGCCGCCCTCCGTCGGTGCCAGGGCCCAGGTCATGGTCATCACCCCGGCATGGCGCGGGTCCTCGGAGACGAACGTCACGCGCTGCACCACCCGCTCGCCCGGGACGAGGTCGACGAACTCTCCCTCGACGATGTCCTCGTGCGACGAGCTCTTGCCGACCGGGTGCTCCGTCGAGGACGGATAGCGCAGGACCATGCGGTAGTGGCCTCCCGGGTGGGGCTCGAAGCGCGACAGCTCGCCACGCATGTCCCCGGGTGGAATCCAGGCCACCCATGCCTCCGGCTCGACGAAGGCCCGGTAGACCGCCTGGGCCGGCGCCTTGACCACGTGAGAGGCCGTGTCCGTCCGTCCTCGGGGGTGTCCATGGGGCATGACCGCGAGCCTCCCAGCCAGGGGTGATGGGCCCGTGAGCATATTCCCGCGCGCGGCCCCTTGGACAAGGCGCGCGGCGTGGCGCGCGGCGCCCGGTCCATGCAGGGCGCCGCGAACACACCGTGATTCAGAAGTCCTTGATGCGGTCCGCCAGCTCGGAGTGCTCGACGAACTGGTTGACGTTGCCCTGGATGTTGGCGACGCGGCGATTGCGGTCGATCTCCGCCGCATCCACGGCGTCCAGCTTGTTCCACTGCTTGAGGACGGCCTCCTCGTCGGCGGGGATGTCCTTGTTGTACGTGGCCGAGAAGTAGAACATCGCGCGCGCCACGTTGCCCTTGTGGGAGTCGGGCGGCTCGAACACCGTATTGCCCTTCGCGTCGGTGCCCAGCTTGGCGCCGTCCTGCGACCACTTCACGTTCACCACCACGCCGAACGGGAAACTGCTGCGGCGCGAGTTCGCCTTGCTGTCGGTGGGGAACAGGTGGTGCAGGTCGCTCTTGGCCGCGCCCGTGGCGCCCTTGGACTGGGGCCAGGTGTGCTCCACGTTCATCACGGAGCTGCTCGGAATCTTCCCGCCCTTGATTTCGGCGTCCGTGTAGACGCACTCGACGTTGCCGGCCTGGTTCACGTCCAGGGACGAGAAGATGAGATTGCGGGCCTCGTTGTAGCTGACGACCTTCTTGCCGTTGGACGAGTCACGCACCGCCTTGAGCAGCGCGTCGTCACGCAGGCCGTCGAACGGGTCGTCCGAGGGCTCGGGCTCCGGCTCCTGGGGCGCCTGCGTCTGGGGGACGATGTTCAGGCCCCACTGCTTCAGCGTGCCGACGTCGCTCTTCGCGGAGTCCTGCACCTCCAGCGTCCACTTGCCCTTCGTGGGCTCACCGGCGAAGGCCGACAGGTCGAACGAGCCCTTGAGGTCATCCGCCGAGCCGCCCGCGCGGTTCGACACCACCGCGCTCTTGCCGGAAGGCGAGGTCAGCTTCACCGTCAGGTCGCCGCGGTACGTATGGGCAATGTCCAGGTCCAGCTTGAGGGAGTCGACCGTGGTGTCCTCGGCGACATCCAGGGTGCTGGTGACGGTGGAGTTGTCCTGGATGGCCGCGTTGGGGCTGGTGCTGTAGGTCAGCGGCGCCGCGGCCTTCTGGGTGGAGCCCGCCTTCTGCGCGGGGACCGCCTGCTGGACGGTGGGCTGCACCGGGACGTAGACGGAGCCGAGCTTCGTCAACACGGCCGGAGTCAGCCCCGTGCGCGAGGGCTGGAACTCGTTGCGGGCCTGGGTGGGCGCCTTCACGTTCGTGGAGGACGTCTCACGGGCGGTGTCGGTGGAGCGAGCGGAGAGGGGCGAGCGACGAGGGCCGACGACGCTGGTCATGCGGGCATTATCGATCAGCGGGGGGTCCGGGTTGTGTCGCGTCGCAGATTTTTCACACACCCCGAAAACGTGGGAATTCGGCGGCGGGGGATTCCCGTCCCAGCGGATGGCGACGAGGAGCTGCTCCGTCCCTGGGAGCCGCTCCTGTCGGTGAAGGTGAGGCTGGCGCGCCAGGTCCCCCCTCTTGGAGCGGAAGCCCGTACTGCCGGAGAGGTCGAACGTCACCGTGAGCGGGGCCGCGCCGGATATTACGAAAGGTTTCAGCCACACGGCGGTGGGGTGGGGGCAGACGTCGCGGGCGTCCATGCCCACCCGAGGACGCTTCCACCGCGACGACCTGGACGGAATCCGTGGGCACGATGCGGGACGTCACGAGACCGGCCGCGCCCGGTCCCCCCCCTGGATGAGGCGCACATGAGGAGACTCCTCCCGCTCCGGCTGGAAACCCGGGTCTCGCTCGAGAAGTGACGGCCGTGGCCGACCAGGAAGTCCGCGTCGTCACGGCGCTGATGCCCCTGACCTCGCTGTTCATCTGGGTGGGGCTGGTGGCCACGCCGGTGGCGGTGGCTGTCCGGGCCCTCGGGGGCATGGATGGGCTCCAGGGCTATCACGCCCTGCTGGCGTTTCCAGCCGGAGTCGCTCTCCTCCTGCGAGCCTTTGGCGCCTGGCGCGTCTGGCGCGAGTCCACGCTGCTGACGCGGTCATTGGGAGTCGAGGCCGCTGACCAGGCTTTTCGCCCGCAGCGCAGTGTTTGCGGGCAACCTCTCTCAACGCGCATTCCTTCCGCTAATGGACAGCCCTCCGGCCGCGACCGGAGGACAGACAATTCCTTCCCACCGAAATGCGAAAACCATCAACGTGGACAGGCATCACATTGGCACCCGCGTTGAAGACGGGAGAAATGCCAGACATTGGCGCCCGCAGCGCACGCCGAGGTCTGCCCCGCATGAAGGAACAGGAGGTCCCCCATGAGTCGCATCCCCCGCCTCAGCAAGCCCCCGCAGTCCGCGAGCTACCGCCCACCCAACCCGGACCGCCCCGCCAACACGAACCGCCCCCCCGTCCAGGCGCCACCCAAGGCACCGGGAGAGCTGGGGCCGCCGGTCCCGGGACACAAGCAGGGCAAGGCGCCGCCGCTGGCACAGAGCAACCGCCCCACGCCCCCGCTGGCGATGGACAAGGTCTCGACGCTCACCCATGGGATGCCGCCTCAGCACGTCCAGTCCGCGCTCGAGAACGGTCGCCTCAGCTCCGCCTTCCATCGTGAGGGTCCCCAGGGGCACTATCACCGCCCCGCCGACAAGAACGGCGGAGGGGCGCTCGCGGTCTACACCCGAGCGCAGGGCGTCGAGCAGAGTTCGTGGCAGGCCCAGGGCCACGGCGTGGGCAGCAACCCCAACAACGTGCAGCTCGTGCTCGACCCCAAGCTGCTCCAGCAGAGCAACGACTGGCGGGCGTCCACCACGGACAACATGGGGAAGGTGCCGGGCTCCACGGCGAAGGACCAGGCCGGGCTACCCCAGGGCAACCCGCTCCAGCGCACGAAGCCGCTCTGGGGCAAGCAGAGCGAGACGGCTCGCAACGAGGCCCTCAACACCACCGTCACGGGGAAGAAGCCCCACACGCAGAACGAGCAACTGCACTGGGAACACATTCCGCTCGAAGGCAACCTCCGCGGAATGGTCACCACGTCGCCGGAGACCTTCAACCAGCTGATGCATACTCCCGGCGCGCGCCAGAGCGGGCTGCGCCTGCCCAGCGCCCACAATGGCATCCAGGGCCTGGGCACCATCCCGGTCGGCAACCAGCGCGTCCCCGTGGTTCAGACCGAGCCCGACGCCTCCCAGGCCAAGGCGCTCAAGCTCGCGGGCATCACGGACAAGGACGGCAAGGTCCGCTGAGACCGCCGTCGCGCGGGGACGCTGCGCCCCGCCCTCGCACAGGGGCGGGGCCACGTGCCGCCCCCTGTACGAGGGCTGGACGGTGGACAGGGCGCCTCCCATCCGGACGAGGTCCGACATCGCGAATCACGGCCGGCCGGCCCTCTCAGGGCCGCGCCGCCATCGTTCGCGCCGCGGGCTGTCGACACGAGCACCTCGGCCTGTTGCCGGCCACGGGGCGAGTCAGAGCTGCATCGTCGTCGGTCGTCCGTTCGAGTCGATCTTGAGGTTCCAGTACACGCCCTCGTTGCCCGTCTGTTGCGACGTGAAGACGTTGAGCGACGTCGTGTACCACCACCAGGAGGCCTTCGAGTCGACGTTCTTCGGAATCTCCCCCTCGCGCAACAGCTTCGCGAGCCTCAGCTCCTCGTCCATCAACTCCATCAAGACCAACACCAACTCCTTCAACAGTTCCTTGTCGACGTGGCTCTCGCCCTGCCCTGTAACGAGTTGATCAAAGACATTCTCCCACCATTCACCGTACCTGGGGCCGTGGTGCTTGCCAGCGCGCCACTTGAGGACCATCGCCGTCAATCCAGTCGTCAAGAGGACCTCGAGGGATGCCACACGTTCCTGCTCATTGAACTGGGTGAGGTATTCCTCCAAGCCAGCAAAGCGCTCTTTCGTGCGCATGAACAGCTTGTCTGCGTAGGCGAAACCGAGCATCTCTTTGTAGATGTTCGTGAGGACCCGACACTCGAGCTCATGGGCGCTGGCATATCCGTCGAGCACTTCCGTGTTCGCTTCATGAAGGGCCTGGTGCTGAGGACGGCCCAGTCCCACCACGATGCCGTGCCAGGGGAACACGGGCTCCTTGATCGCCGGGCAGGCGGCGATGACTCGCAACACCGTGCTGGCGCGTGGGTGCATGTACTGACCCTGGAAATCGGCGGAGAAATAGACCCAGCTCGGTCGCGTGGCCAGGAGGAAGGCGTCGTGCCACGAGTCCTCGGACCCATGATGACATCCGCTGATCGCGTATGACTCCAACTGACCTTGCCATTTGGGCAGCGACAGAATCTTCGCTTCCGTCGAGTGCGTCGCGTCGGCGGTGAGCAGGACCTGCCTGCCCTTGTGGCGGATGGCGAGCACGATGCTGTCGCTGTTGGGCTTTGTCCCCGGCTTCTCCTTCTTGGGACTCAATTCCTTGAGCAGCGTGACGAGGGAACTGGTGTCCACGGTGGAGAACAGGGATTGAATCTTGGGCTTGGACAGCGTTCCCGCATTGGCGATGACGATGCAGATATCGACTTCGGGCTCGACGGAGCGGATGTCGATGAGACGCTGAGTCCCGCCTGGATCTTCCGAGTGCTCGGATGGCACGTCGATCTTCACCGCATCTCCGAGCGCCTTGTCGAGCTCCTTCAGCTCGACACGGCCACCCACGCAGTACTTGAGTACGGTGAGTTTCTTCGAACCCAGCTTGTCATCCGTGAGCCGCGGGACGAGGTTGTAGTGGTCCGCATCGGGATGGGAGATGACCAGGTAATCAATCACGCCTTTTCCGGATGGCGAGGCTTCCGTCAGCTTGTTCAAGAACTCGATGAGTGGCGGCACGACGGTGTCCGTCGTCGTCGTGCGGCTGATCGAGCCGCAGTCGACCAGGATGACCCGGTTCTCGGGAGTGACGATGATGGTGCAACATCCCTGGCCGACGTCGGCGAAGATGATCTGGAGTTCCCTCGTCGCCGTGGGCTCGATCATCATCGGCTCGGGAGGCACCTCTTTCGGCTCCGACGAAGGCGGAGACGTGTGGCTCTTCGACTTGCTCTGCCACTTTCCGAGCTTCGCGGAGGACTTCCCCCGCCTCGCACGCAACTTGTCGAACACCGCCCTCGCCGGCTTCTTGCAGTCGCGGCGACCAAGCTGCTCGCAGGTGGCGCAGGTCGCCCATTTTCCGACACAGCGCCAGCAAGCATACTTCGAGACAATCAACTGACGGTCGAGGGGCTTCTTGCAGAAGTGGCATTTCATGGCCACGAAACATCATGCAAGGGCAGGGCCCATCGCCAAACACCCCAGACAGACACGACTCGCGCTGAGTAGGAATCAACCCCTCCGCTGGGCTCGCTGAATCGCCCCTCAGCGCCCCCGCTCGCCCTCCCCGCTCGCGGCCTCCTGCTCCAGCACCTCGCGGACCTCCTGGAGCGCGCGCAGCGCGGTCCTCAGTGACTCCTGGGATACGCGGCCACCCAGCTTGTTGGCCCAGGCCATCTGCCGGGCCTCCACCTCCCGCAGCCTCTCCCGTCCCGTCGGCGTCAGCGTGATGAGCTTGGCGCGGCGGTGGTGCGGGTTCTCCCGGTACTCGACCAGCCCCTCCGCCTCCAGCGCATCCGCCGTCTGCTGCACGCTCTGCCGCGTCAGGCCAATCGCCCGCGCCACGTTCGCCACCGGCGCGGGCTCGTGGTCCACCACGCCCAGCACCTGCCACCGCGCGCTCGTCAGCCCCGCCGGCTCCGCCAACCGCTCACCCGCCGCCAACAACAGCCCGTTGCTCCGGAAGACCTCCAACACCAGCTCCGTGAAGGCCGTCCCGGCCGCCGTGTATCTCGCCATGGACAGAAGCCTGTCACATTGACAGCAGTCTCCCAACCTCCCGTCGGAGGAAACCGGGCTCCCATTCCTGGAGAGGACAGCGACTTCGGCGGCTCGCAGGACGGCTGCATCGACACCAAGTCGAGGAACATGCTCGTGCGCGACACCGTGGCCGCCGGCTGCAAGCGCAACTTCCGCCTCTGGCAGTCCGTCACGCCCGGGCCCCGCGTGGAGGCCGTGCTCAGCTACCAGCCCTCCGATGCCCACTTCTTCATGCACCAGGGCACCACCACCGCCGTGGACGTCTCCGTCCACTCCAGCAACGCGGCGAAGCTCGTCGCCTACGACTGCGGCACGCCCTGCGTCTTCAACGTCACAGGCCTGCACGGCACCCTGCTCGACGCCAGCCGGCTGAACGCGACCGGGACCGTCACCGACAACACCCTCGTCTACGGCCTGCCCGTCACCATTCCCCCCGTCCCCAACACGACCCCGTTCACGCCGTGAGGCGGCGCCGCACGTCGAGAGGACTCGCGACCCCGCGCACCCGGGTCGCGAGTCGCTCGACGACTCAGCAGGTCCAGGCGCAGGACGTCCCGCTGTCGACCGCGTTGCAGCGCGCCGCGGAGCCGCTGTACGTGTTGCAGTAGTTCCAGGGCACGGCGCTGCCGCTCTTCGGCTGGCAACACGTCACCGGGCAGTTGGCCGTGTTCCACGAACACGCCACCCCGCCCCACACCGCGTTGCAGCGCCCCGGCGAGTACGAGACGGAGTCACAGAACGCCTCCGTGTAGCCCGAGCCCGGAATCGCCGCGCAGCACTCCGGATAGAGGGCCGACTCGCTCTCCCCCAGGACCTCTTCCGGGGACGCCTCCCCCACGGGGTCCACGGCACCACAGCCCGCCAGCGCCACCATCAGGCCCGCCAGCACTCCCAGTGCAATCCGCTTCATCCGATACGCTCCCGTCGAGTGAGGACTTCCCGATAGAGCGTCTTTCCGACACGCACTCACGGTCAAGTCGGGCCGGATGGTCGCAGGTGGGAGCAGGTCGGCTTGGAGGCCATCCCCACGGGCCAGGGAGACGGCCGGGGCCCCATTCCCGGGGCCCCGGCCTGGTCCAGCAGAGGGCGTCAGCGCCGACGACGCAGGCCGCGCGCGAGCCCCAGGAGCCCCAGCAGCGAAAGCGCCGCGACGGAGCCTCCCGCGCTATTGCAACCCGAGGCGTCGGCCGTATCGCCGTCGGGAGACACCCCGCTCGTCGGCGGCCCCACGCCCGTCCCCGGCGACTCGTCGGGGTCGCCCGTGCCCGCGTCCACCTGGGGCTCGGGCGGTGTGCCGGCGTCCTCGCTCGTCCCCGGCGTGCCCGCGTCCACGGGAGTCCCCGCGTCCACCGGCGTCCCCGCGTCCACGGGCGTGCCCGCGTCCACCGGCGTGCCCGCGTCCACGGGCGTCCCCGCGTCCGTGGAGGCGCCCGCGTCCGGCGTGCCCGCGTCCGTCGAGGGCGTCGTCGCCAGCACGTCCGACAGCGCCGTGGCCTGGATGAAGCCGTCGTGGAACAGGATACCCACGGGCTTCACCGTGTCGCTGCGGTACAGGCCCAGCTTCAGGTAGTTCTTCTGGCCCGAGTACATCGTCGCGACGGACGTCTTCGACAGCACCTTCTTCTGGTTGTGCCACAGCTCCACGAAGCCCGTGCTCGCGCTCGACGACCACTTCACGTGCAGGATGAACTCCTGCCACACCCCGCGCTTGAGCGTCGTGCGCCAGGGGATGGTCGAGTTGGAGTTGAGCGCCATGCGAATCTCCTCGCCGCGCACGTAGAACTCCAGCGGAGGAGAGCCGCAGCACCCGTCGTGGTGCCACTGCGTGAACAGCTGCCAGGTGTCCACGCTCGGGAAGTCCGACGCGAACATCACCTGCCAGCGGTAGTAGTACTCCGAGCCCTCCTTCTCGCCGCCCTGGTACACCAGCTCGTTGCGGTTGCCGCTCGAGTTGATGGGGTCGTCACCCTGTTTCACGGTGACCTTCAGCGCGTACTTCCCTTCCGCCACGGGGTTGGTCACCACCAGCAGCCGGTCCGAGCTCACCATCTGCTCACCGGAGTATTGCGAGCGGTTCCCCGTCTCGAAGTCCCCCCGCCACACCACTCCAGCGGAAGCGAGCCCCGGGAGCAGCCACATCGCAAGCAAGCCTGGAAACAGGTTTCTCAATGGGTATCGTCCTTGCGAAGGTTTGACAGCCAACGTTTGACACACCGTAGCGCAAGGCATTCCGCGCTTCATTCCCCCACCCGGTTCTTCCCGCTCGTCTGACAACAGGGCAGGCACCCGGACAGGGGCCCGGATGTTTGAGATGTGTTTCACGACGTACCGGGGCGACCCACACCCTCCGGCCGGGCCGGGGAGCGACTTACCGACTCAGTGCGTCACAAAGCGGTCGAACGGGCGGGAGTCTGAGCGCCGGGCGGGGGGTGTGGTGTATGGTCCCCACCCCTTCCGGCGCGCCATCCCGGTGCGTCCCGGGTGCAACCATGCTTGTCCTGCGTGACGTCCAGAAGTCCGACCTGGCCGGCCTCAAGCGGCTCGCCGCCGTGCTCAACACGGTGAACCTGCCGAACAACGAGGAGACGCTCGAGAGCATCATCGACAAATCGGTGAAGAGCTTCGCCGGGAAGGTGAAGAACCCGTTCGAGCGCGAGTACCTCTTCGTCCTCGAGGACGTGCGCAACGGGCTCATCATCGGCACGTCGATGATCATCGCCCAGCACGGCACGTACGAGGCGCCGCACATCTACTACGAGGTGAGCGAGCGCGAGCACTACTCCGCGTCCCTGGAGCGCCACCTGCGGCACAAGGTGCTGTCCATCGCCTACAACTACGAGGGCCCCACGGAGATTGGCGGCCTGGTGGTGGACCCGCCCTACCGCGCCACGGAGGACAAGCCGGGCAAGCAGCTGTCCTACGTGCGCTTCCTGTTCATCGCCATGCACCGGCGCCTGTTCCGGCCGCGCGTGCTCGCGGAGCTGCTGCCGCCGCTCCTGCCGGACGGGCGCAGCCTCTTGTGGGAGGCGTGCGGCAAGAAGTTCACCGGGCTGACGTACCTGGAGGCCGACCGGCTCAGCCGCCAGAACAAGGAGTTCATCAAGGAGCTGTTCCCCGCGTCGGACATCTACGCGTCGCTGTTCCCGGAGCGCGTGCAGAAGGTGCTCGGCGAGGTGGGCCCCCAGACGCGCGGCGTGCAGCGCATGCTGGAGCGCATCGGCTTCCGGTACGTGGAGCGCATCGACCCGTTCGACGGCGGCCCCCACTTCGAGGCCAACACCGGCGACGTGACGCTGATTCGCAAGTACCGGACGCTGAAGCTCGCGGAGGACGACTTCGAGCTGGAGGGGGACGACGTGCTCGTCGCCCTGGAGAAGGACTCCGGCCGCAACCGCTTCCGCTCCGTGCGGTGCATGGCCCGGCTCGACAACCAGGTGGCCTACCTGCCCGCTCGCGCCAAGGAGGTCCTCGGCGCCGAGGCGGGCGACAAGCTGTCCATCATCCCCTTCGAGTAGCGAGGGGGACTCCCGGGGGGCCGCTCACTCCCGGCGCACCACCCGGTGCTCGCCGCGCAGGAGCGCCAGCCACCGCGCCCCCGCCTCCAGCGCCGGGCCCCGCGCGTCTTCCAGCGCCAGGGGCAGGTGGGTGTCCGGCCGCACGGGGTCCATCGACGTGGGGTCCAGCTCCAGCGTGCCGCCGCCCTCGAGGGCCACGCGCACCCACGCGTGGGGCCGCGCCGGGCCCCCGTCCACCACCAGCAGGCCATGGACGAGCGCCACCGTCACCCCGCGCTCGCGAGCGCCCGCGGCGAAGCGCAGCGCGTGGGCCAGGCAGCCGCCGGCCTCGCCCTCGCCGCCCTCGCGCCAGTCCGCCTCGCCCGGCCCCTTCTCCGGGAACGCCGCGTGGACGCGCGCCGCCAGCGCCCGCGCCGCGCCCGCCGTCCAGGGCGTCATCCCCGGCAGCCTCGGCGCCACCGGCAGGGGCGGCTCGAGCGCCAGCGCGCCCCGCTCGCCCTCCACCGGGAGGCCGTGCTCGAAGAAGTCGGGCGGCGCGCGCAGCCGCGCCCCGGGCCCAGCCCGCGTGAAGCGCGACTCGCCCACCTCCAGGGCCTCCATGCGCCCCCGGGCGTCGTAGCGCGCGCGGAACGGCGCCCCCAGGAGCGTGCCCTCCACCCAGGGGGCCAGGCCCCCGGTGACACAATGGGCGCCCTCCCTGCCGGACAGCTCCTCGCGCGCCGTCACGCAGCCGACGGCCGGAGGGCCCCGCCACAGCCACAGCGCCTGGGGGAGCACCTGGGTTCCCCCCACCCGGCCGGCGTCGTCCACCTCCAGCGTGGCCTCGCGACGGCGCTCCCCGTGGGTGCCCGCCCGGGTGTGCAGGTGCCGGCTGGCGTAGGTGAAGCGGCCCGGGGCCCGCGTCAGCGTCACCGTGCCCACGGGGACGCCTCGCCAGGAGAAGACGAAGCGGGCCTCCTCGACGGGCCCCGGCGCGGGGGGCCTCTGGGGGGTGGGGTTCAGCGGGAGCGCGAAGGCGGCCAGCAGGGCGAGCAGGGATGACACGGGGCCCAGTGTGCGGCGTTTTGAGGACCCGCGCGAGAAGGCGGAGTAGCCTCCCCACTCGTCCATGGGCGCCAAACGGTACCTCTTCGCGTTCGGCCTCGCGGCCGGTGTGCTTTCAGCGCTCGTCCTGGGAGGGGTGCTCCAGGTCGCGGGTGGGCAACAGCTGACGACGTCCTCCTGGACGGCGCT
This region of Myxococcus stipitatus genomic DNA includes:
- a CDS encoding SRPBCC domain-containing protein, with product MPHGHPRGRTDTASHVVKAPAQAVYRAFVEPEAWVAWIPPGDMRGELSRFEPHPGGHYRMVLRYPSSTEHPVGKSSSHEDIVEGEFVDLVPGERVVQRVTFVSEDPRHAGVMTMTWALAPTEGGTRVTITCEDVPVGISAQDHDVGLRASLANLAAYVEGRATPSRT
- a CDS encoding endonuclease, which produces MTSVVGPRRSPLSARSTDTARETSSTNVKAPTQARNEFQPSRTGLTPAVLTKLGSVYVPVQPTVQQAVPAQKAGSTQKAAAPLTYSTSPNAAIQDNSTVTSTLDVAEDTTVDSLKLDLDIAHTYRGDLTVKLTSPSGKSAVVSNRAGGSADDLKGSFDLSAFAGEPTKGKWTLEVQDSAKSDVGTLKQWGLNIVPQTQAPQEPEPEPSDDPFDGLRDDALLKAVRDSSNGKKVVSYNEARNLIFSSLDVNQAGNVECVYTDAEIKGGKIPSSSVMNVEHTWPQSKGATGAAKSDLHHLFPTDSKANSRRSSFPFGVVVNVKWSQDGAKLGTDAKGNTVFEPPDSHKGNVARAMFYFSATYNKDIPADEEAVLKQWNKLDAVDAAEIDRNRRVANIQGNVNQFVEHSELADRIKDF
- a CDS encoding ComEC/Rec2 family competence protein; the protein is MKCHFCKKPLDRQLIVSKYACWRCVGKWATCATCEQLGRRDCKKPARAVFDKLRARRGKSSAKLGKWQSKSKSHTSPPSSEPKEVPPEPMMIEPTATRELQIIFADVGQGCCTIIVTPENRVILVDCGSISRTTTTDTVVPPLIEFLNKLTEASPSGKGVIDYLVISHPDADHYNLVPRLTDDKLGSKKLTVLKYCVGGRVELKELDKALGDAVKIDVPSEHSEDPGGTQRLIDIRSVEPEVDICIVIANAGTLSKPKIQSLFSTVDTSSLVTLLKELSPKKEKPGTKPNSDSIVLAIRHKGRQVLLTADATHSTEAKILSLPKWQGQLESYAISGCHHGSEDSWHDAFLLATRPSWVYFSADFQGQYMHPRASTVLRVIAACPAIKEPVFPWHGIVVGLGRPQHQALHEANTEVLDGYASAHELECRVLTNIYKEMLGFAYADKLFMRTKERFAGLEEYLTQFNEQERVASLEVLLTTGLTAMVLKWRAGKHHGPRYGEWWENVFDQLVTGQGESHVDKELLKELVLVLMELMDEELRLAKLLREGEIPKNVDSKASWWWYTTSLNVFTSQQTGNEGVYWNLKIDSNGRPTTMQL
- a CDS encoding MarR family winged helix-turn-helix transcriptional regulator translates to MARYTAAGTAFTELVLEVFRSNGLLLAAGERLAEPAGLTSARWQVLGVVDHEPAPVANVARAIGLTRQSVQQTADALEAEGLVEYRENPHHRRAKLITLTPTGRERLREVEARQMAWANKLGGRVSQESLRTALRALQEVREVLEQEAASGEGERGR
- a CDS encoding heparin lyase I family protein, with the protein product MWLLPGLASAGVVWRGDFETGNRSQYSGEQMVSSDRLLVVTNPVAEGKYALKVTVKQGDDPINSSGNRNELVYQGGEKEGSEYYYRWQVMFASDFPSVDTWQLFTQWHHDGCCGSPPLEFYVRGEEIRMALNSNSTIPWRTTLKRGVWQEFILHVKWSSSASTGFVELWHNQKKVLSKTSVATMYSGQKNYLKLGLYRSDTVKPVGILFHDGFIQATALSDVLATTPSTDAGTPDAGASTDAGTPVDAGTPVDAGTPVDAGTPVDAGTPVDAGTPGTSEDAGTPPEPQVDAGTGDPDESPGTGVGPPTSGVSPDGDTADASGCNSAGGSVAALSLLGLLGLARGLRRRR
- a CDS encoding arginine N-succinyltransferase, with translation MLVLRDVQKSDLAGLKRLAAVLNTVNLPNNEETLESIIDKSVKSFAGKVKNPFEREYLFVLEDVRNGLIIGTSMIIAQHGTYEAPHIYYEVSEREHYSASLERHLRHKVLSIAYNYEGPTEIGGLVVDPPYRATEDKPGKQLSYVRFLFIAMHRRLFRPRVLAELLPPLLPDGRSLLWEACGKKFTGLTYLEADRLSRQNKEFIKELFPASDIYASLFPERVQKVLGEVGPQTRGVQRMLERIGFRYVERIDPFDGGPHFEANTGDVTLIRKYRTLKLAEDDFELEGDDVLVALEKDSGRNRFRSVRCMARLDNQVAYLPARAKEVLGAEAGDKLSIIPFE
- a CDS encoding lasso peptide biosynthesis protein, translating into MDEWGGYSAFSRGSSKRRTLGPVSSLLALLAAFALPLNPTPQRPPAPGPVEEARFVFSWRGVPVGTVTLTRAPGRFTYASRHLHTRAGTHGERRREATLEVDDAGRVGGTQVLPQALWLWRGPPAVGCVTAREELSGREGAHCVTGGLAPWVEGTLLGAPFRARYDARGRMEALEVGESRFTRAGPGARLRAPPDFFEHGLPVEGERGALALEPPLPVAPRLPGMTPWTAGAARALAARVHAAFPEKGPGEADWREGGEGEAGGCLAHALRFAAGARERGVTVALVHGLLVVDGGPARPHAWVRVALEGGGTLELDPTSMDPVRPDTHLPLALEDARGPALEAGARWLALLRGEHRVVRRE